The following is a genomic window from Spirochaeta cellobiosiphila DSM 17781.
AGATGGGGTTAATTGGTATGTGTATGTTGGGAATGATCCAATTAATTTTATTGATTTGTGGGGGGTGGAAGATATAGTTGTCATAAATATGATAGATAGAGATAATAATTTTAACAATAGGGCATATAACTTACTCGTTGATACTTCGTTTGATGATATTATTGGAGGTGATGAGGCAACTGCTGAAAACTTAATTAATAATGAATTGACAAATGATGAATCAAAAAAGAATAGTTGTTGTAGTCCATGGAGATAAAGATGGAAACTTGTATGATACAAACGGGGAGAAAATAGCTCCCAATTCTTTTGAATCAAGTAATACAGGTAGTAACTTAGAAACTATAGATCTTGTAGGATGTTATGCATCAGAAGATGCTGAAACTTAGAAAAAAGCAACTGAGGTATCTGATGTAAGAACTTATAATCCTACTATACCAGATGCTTCTACCATACATTGGAATCAGACTAATGATGCGCTTCAAGATTTGATTCCAGAATCCATAGAAAAAGGAGTGGATAATTCTGGTGAACCTATAAATAAGCCAAATCCTATAACTAGTTGGCTGTCTGATATTGTTGGTAGTGAAGACGGGGGGAGTTTGAATTCTGAAGATTAAGAGCATTTTACTTTTGTTATTTGTTGCTAGAGTTTCTCTTTTTGCCAGTGGGATATCTGATAATAAATTTGTTTCTAAATTAAATGATCGTTATAACATAGATGTAATTACTACATTAAAAGATAGATCTCTTAGTTATACATTTATATCCGATCATGAGTACGTGTATGCAACTTCTAAAAGTTTATGTTTTCTGAACTTACTAACTTCAGAAAAAAAACAAATTTCTATTCCCTCTGTAATGTTGGAAAAGAGAATATTAAGTATAAAGAATTTAGATTATGACCATGTGAATAATTACTTGTATATGAATTTCATTATCGATGGAAATAAAGATATACACTCTTTTCTTTATAGATACTCTTTAAAGAATAGTAAGTGGGAAGAACTAAAAGAGCTTTATGATAATGTATACAAATTTAAAAGCCATAATAGTTCTCTAATTTTAACTACGATGAAAGATTCTTATTATTATTTATATAATATTTCAACTGGTTCTATGGATAATCTAAAAATAGAAAAGCAGAATGGAAGGTTTTTAAATCATGTTCTATCTTTTAATAAATCCACTAATGATTTATTATCTAAATTTATTTTTGACGATGATAGAGAAATGTATTGTCTATACAATCTTGATTCAGAAGATATAAGATTCTTTGATGCTAGTTGTACCAAGCGTAAAATATCTTTTGAAGATTACGCATTGTACGATAACTTTTTTATAGCTCTTAACAAAGTGTACCAATATACTTCAGATATCTATATGTATTCCTTTGCCACATCATCATATAAAGAAATATTAACAGATTTGCCTTTTAGCATTTATTCCTTAAAAAAATACAATCAGGATAAAGTAGTTTTCTTAGCTGTAAATGAACGAACTGATAATATGTTTCTTTGTACTAAGAAAATTGTTGAAGAAGGTGATTGATGATTAACTGTCCCTTCCCAAAATCTGATCGCATTTTTTCCCAAATTAAATGTGTATGGATTTCCGTTTAAATCATAAGATTCCCGAATTACAGTAGGATTAGGGTACTCATTTCCAGGTGATATTACAGAAAATCAGATTAGACAAGAGAATGGTTTATGTCAAAGGGCGGCATATTGATGAAAAATAACTTTCCACTCCAGGAAGAGAAAAATTGTTGAACACTCTAATATACCACTAGTGAAATTAAATACCGTTCCCTTATTATCTAAAGAACTAATATCGTTCTTGAATATCAGTAAGCGTCAAAAAAACATCATAAAAGCTAATATATCAAGTTAAACATTATCTTTACAGTTCCAAGGCAGAAGTTTTTCCATTCTGTTTTATCAGTAATCAAAGGCACCTGGTTAAAAATATAGGCTAAATACAAATGTGGATTAAGTCCATTCTGTTTTGCGATTTCTATCAAGGAGTAGTAAAAACAAGAAGCCTCTGCTCCCTTAGGACTTCCAGAAAATAACCAATTCTTACGACCAACGACAAATGGTCTAATAGCATTTTCAGCTCCATTATTGTCTGGGGTTAACTGGGTACAATCTATATACTTCATTATCTTACTCCATTGTCCAAGGGCATATGATATGGCTTCTCCTGTTCTACTTGAATCTCTAACCGTTAAGGATTTTTTAGCTAGCCATTGTTTTAACTCCTTTAGTAACGGTAGAATCTTAATCTTTCTTTGTTCTAAGAACTCTTCTTGTGAGGAAGCTAATTCTCTAAGTTCTTTCTCAGTTTTATGGTGGCCGGAAATTCCTAGCGCACGATAATAAGTGTAATAGCAGAGTATGATCATCTGAAGCAACGTCGCTATCAATGTCCTAAGCTTAAAATAACAAAAGAAGATTGGAAGCGTATTATACCAAAACTTGAATTGAGATGGTCTCCAAATCAAATTGCTGAATTGTTTAAAAGGGATTATCCTACTCAAAGTATGAGCGGGAAAACCATTTATAACTGTATCCACTTTCATATGCATGGGGAACTGAAAAGGCTTGCTCTAAAAGATCTGTGCCAAAGAGGGACACAACATAAAACCTCAATAAATAGAGATAAACGTGGCAAAATCAAGAGTATGACGTTAATAGATGATCGCCCAACTGAAGTAGAGTCCAGAGAAGTACCAGGCCATTGGGAAGGAGATCTAATCATAGTAAATGTGTCATTGTAGAAAGACAAAACCGTTACATTCAATTAGAACTTTTAACAAAATATGATGCCACAACAGTAAGAAAAACAATTGAAAAACGCTTCAAGAGAATTGAACCACACCTGAGAAAAACCTTGACCTTAGATCAGGGAACGGAAATCCAGATTCTCTAAAAGTAACGATTGAAGATAAGGAAACAAATTAGATGAAAAAGGTTATGTTATTTATATCTCTAATTCCACTAGTTAGCTGTCTCTGGGCAAATGACCTTATCGGTAAAAAATATAATAGTCGAACAGGATACATCTCCTTTTCTGATTCAAAACTTGAATATGTTGCTATAAATTTAGAAGATAGGTCAAAGACAGAAATAAGGGCTGATTATGAAGTTCAAAAAAAAGATGGATTGAGTTACCTAGTATTTACCTTAAACCAAGAAGAACAGAAATGGTTGATGCTTTA
Proteins encoded in this region:
- a CDS encoding IS66 family transposase, which produces MIATLLQMIILCYYTYYRALGISGHHKTEKELRELASSQEEFLEQRKIKILPLLKELKQWLAKKSLTVRDSSRTGEAISYALGQWSKIMKYIDCTQLTPDNNGAENAIRPFVVGRKNWLFSGSPKGAEASCFYYSLIEIAKQNGLNPHLYLAYIFNQVPLITDKTEWKNFCLGTVKIMFNLIY
- a CDS encoding IS30 family transposase encodes the protein MIPKLELRWSPNQIAELFKRDYPTQSMSGKTIYNCIHFHMHGELKRLALKDLCQRGTQHKTSINRDKRGKIKSMTLIDDRPTEVESREVPGHWEGDLIIVNVSL